TTCTGGCGCGGGAAATaagctcatcgtcgtcgctgtccGTGTCCTGGTCGCTGCGGGTGTGGATTGATgaagcatcgtcgtcgtaTGCGATAGGAGAGAGGAACGAGGCATTATCGCGGTCCCCGCGAGAGGGACTTGTGTCAAGTCCTTGCAGTGACATGATGACGAGACCTCAGGAGGGGTTGGCGAGGCACGAGAAGTGGCACATCTGTCACGGAGGCTATCGCCGACGCTTTAAAGGGGATGTAAGACATGGACCCTGATGAACTTGGGCGCAGGATCGCGAATGAGACCGGGGTTACTATCCGCCGACTTCCGGCCGCCCACATTCGACCCATGAATCGGACGACCTCGTCGAGGTCATTGGCGGATTTCAAGACGAACTACTGGATCCCGTTAGTTTACTTAATCTTTATGGATCAAGAGGTGGTTCTTGTATGACACTTGGTTAATTACTCCAGGGTCCAGGGAGTGAGCGGATTGGGAATCTGGGCCGATGCAGGGCCGTTTACGAGCATCTTTCTTTGGGCTGCAAGTGATTGAGAAAAGCTGGCACTCCGCGACCAGGTGTTCCTTCCTGTGAGGCAAAAGTTAAAGTTGAATGTACAATTCTAAAGATAGATGGCTAGCTGGTTCTTCACAGTTGAACTAAGTCGTGAACCAGCGACAAAAAAGAAAGGTTTGCGGTTTGTGTGGATCGAACACACGACCTTCAGATATCGGATGATTGAAGTTTGGCTTCAGTCTGACGCTCTCCCAACTGAGCTAAACCCGCTGTTGCTTGTTATCCATTACTACCAATTCTGGCTATGTCGACAGGGGCTCCAGACTCTCTCGAGTGATCAGAGGGAAGGGATGCTCGTTTAGGGGAGTCACCTTGAAAGTAATAATGTCCGAGGCTGATAATGCTCATAGCCTTCTAAGCTTTCATTCTACTGTATCATAGTTTAGATCTTGTTCAGGGCATAGGCATCGCAATCAAACTTGTCCACAGCGGTGACTTCAACCTTATCGGTCAATCCCTCTCTCAACAAACTCATCTCAGCCTAGAGTTTCCCACCTCTACTCGCAAACCATCCCTCTGCTTCATCCACCCCCAGAAGGGACGAGATGAAAATACGCCCAAGAACGTCTATATCATGGGCCATCGCCTCCTGGAGAACTTTGCCAAACAGCGCATCTGTCACCACTAGATGCTTCTTGTTCATCCAGGCCTCTGCAAAAGCTAACGGAGAACGCGCATGCCATAGATGCGCCGACAGGGTCCAGGAGTGACATAGCCCCATCCTCCCATCGCACTGCAGTCCTTTATGGCCGGCCATGATGCGGTAGATCTGCATAAAATAGAATGTGAAGAGAAGTGTGCGTCGGAGAGACTCTTGGAGGATCCAGTCCATCCAGAATGCCTTGGTTGGGGCTATCGGGAAGAGGGGGAGGGAGCAGGTGGACGTCCGGTCCAAGTCAAATTGCACATGAGAAAACAGAGCCATCGCCGAGGACTCTATAGCGGGGATCATGCGTTCTGCAGATGCTCTAGCGCCAATGTCACCGTCAAAGAGTCGGATGATTTGGTACAGGAGAAGAGCGTGGGTGTGCGCAAGGCACTCGAACGGCGTCACGGGTGGAGGTGCTGATAGGAGATCATTGACGCGGGTCTCGATGCTACGGAAGATGAAGGGGGAGTTTACTCGGTTCTTTGCGAGATACAGTGCACAGGCTGCATGCGCGTCTGCAGAAAGCTTTAGTGAGTACCCGGCTGAGGAGAGGTGAACCTTACCCTGCATTGATCGTGGCATTTCGTTCTTGTACAGGAGAGCGTGGCACCAAGGGGTCTGGTTTTCGAGGACCATAGTCGAAGGAGCCTTTTGGATCTCTGCTATTGACCATTTGAGGCGACTTGTAATGGCTTCTGGGATTGCACCAAACTCCTTGGTGGACGGGGGAGAAAGATCTAAAGACGGCTGGATGAGGTCCAAAGTGGCGTCGTCAAGAGGAACATCAAAAGACGCAAGTTCATTAAAGTTGGTATCAATATCCGCAATGACAGCATTGAAGTCATCCACGATGGGTTCATCGAGTTGACCGACAGCCGGGGGCGTAGAGGATGCCGACTCATTCGTCAGCAGGCCGGGCATGATGGTCTCTGGCGAACTTGACGAATTCGTCGTCGTGGTCTGCCCCCGCGGAGTTCGCGAAGGATATTGACAGGGGATGCATCTCTGCGAGCATCGCAGACAGGCCGGTACTGCAAAGTCGCAGCGCC
The window above is part of the Fusarium falciforme chromosome 3, complete sequence genome. Proteins encoded here:
- a CDS encoding Zn(2)-C6 fungal-type domain-containing protein; this translates as MSLTARERRNPPPRRKSCAACTKAKRRCDFAVPACLRCSQRCIPCQYPSRTPRGQTTTTNSSSSPETIMPGLLTNESASSTPPAVGQLDEPIVDDFNAVIADIDTNFNELASFDVPLDDATLDLIQPSLDLSPPSTKEFGAIPEAITSRLKWSIAEIQKAPSTMVLENQTPWCHALLYKNEMPRSMQGKVHLSSAGYSLKLSADAHAACALYLAKNRVNSPFIFRSIETRVNDLLSAPPPVTPFECLAHTHALLLYQIIRLFDGDIGARASAERMIPAIESSAMALFSHVQFDLDRTSTCSLPLFPIAPTKAFWMDWILQESLRRTLLFTFYFMQIYRIMAGHKGLQCDGRMGLCHSWTLSAHLWHARSPLAFAEAWMNKKHLVVTDALFGKVLQEAMAHDIDVLGRIFISSLLGVDEAEGWFASRGGKL